The Humulus lupulus chromosome 4, drHumLupu1.1, whole genome shotgun sequence genome has a window encoding:
- the LOC133829737 gene encoding uncharacterized protein LOC133829737 isoform X1, with the protein MADVIAQSHGGDGGGCDPPRGPSNIPFDCERAPPNKHGHHKGLNTREKREQLGRPLPLEWDVRGRTYKEIGDYNSNFSREFGLLVRQYTDPDCPQWSKVPNASKQRILAYLEDDLFDIGCTRYGEGHMLGILGGIDTSRAKKYSDWKYDIKEHLTINGPQNRYGGCTDTQWQKAIEFFRRPEITKRSVVNKENQKKLKELSYGGSQSIPTLRYKKVFKYDSIKDEPPAEGTPQKVTLSPNVVSQPFRNFVEIIFENHEKSLQSWHLAGYSFFAAAIGLGKWSPEQRKNYNLLDAVSRHTIQVFPKSYAAILLTFDNAGMWNLRSELTENRYLGQQLYISVLSPARSLRDEYNIPDNALLCGIVKKLPFPPPYTI; encoded by the exons atggctgatgttattgctcaatctcacgggggcgatggtggaggatgcgatcctccacgtggaccgtcaAATATCCCATttgattgtgaacgag cgcctccaaacAAACATGGACATCATaaaggattgaacacgcgggaaaaaagggaacagttggggcgtcctctccctctcgagtgggatgtgcgggggagaacatataaagagatcggagattacaactcaaatttctcaagagagttcggattacttgttcgacagtacacagatccagactgtcctcaatggtcaaaagtaccaaatgcctcgaaacaaagaatacttgcatatttggaa gatgatttgtttgatattgggtgtactagatatggagaagggcatatgcTTGGGATCTTGGGAGGTATTGATACTTCGcgtgctaaaaagtattctgactggaagtacgatattaaagagcatttaacgattaatgggccacaaaatcgttatggtggttgcacggatacgcagtggcaaaaagccattgaatttttccgacgcccagaaattacg aaacgttctgtggtcaacaaggaaaatcagaagaaactgaaagagcttagctatggaggttctcagtcaatcccaacgctgcgctataaaaaa GTCTTCAAATACGACAGTATCAAAGACGAGCCACCAGCTGAAGGCACCCCACAGAAAGTGACTCTGTCTCCTAATGTTGTCAGCCAACCTTTCCGAAACTTTGTGGAGATCATCTTTGAAAATCATGAGAAGAGCTTGCAGTCATGGCATTTGGCTGGATACTCCTTCTTCGCGGCTGC CATAGGGCTAGGGAAGTGGAGCCCAGAGCAAAGGAAAAACTACAATCTTCTTGATGCAGTAAGCAGGCACACCATTCAGGTGTTCCCCAAGTCATATGCTGCAATTTTGCTGACATTTGACAATGCTGGGATGTGGAATTTGAGATCAGAGTTGACAGAGAATCGGTACCTGGGGCAGCAGCTCTACATAAGCGTGTTGTCACCGGCACGGTCACTCAGGGACGAGTACAACATCCCAGATAATGCCTTGCTCTGCGGCATCGTTAAGAAACTGCCATTCCCACCTCCATACACCATCTAA
- the LOC133829737 gene encoding L-ascorbate oxidase homolog isoform X2 has protein sequence MCGGEHIKRSEITTQISQESSDYLFDSTQIQTVLNGQKYQMPRNKEYLHIWKYGEGHMLGILGGIDTSRAKKYSDWKYDIKEHLTINGPQNRYGGCTDTQWQKAIEFFRRPEITKRSVVNKENQKKLKELSYGGSQSIPTLRYKKVFKYDSIKDEPPAEGTPQKVTLSPNVVSQPFRNFVEIIFENHEKSLQSWHLAGYSFFAAAIGLGKWSPEQRKNYNLLDAVSRHTIQVFPKSYAAILLTFDNAGMWNLRSELTENRYLGQQLYISVLSPARSLRDEYNIPDNALLCGIVKKLPFPPPYTI, from the exons atgtgcgggggagaacatataaagagatcggagattacaactcaaatttctcaagagagttcggattacttgttcgacagtacacagatccagactgtcctcaatggtcaaaagtaccaaatgcctcgaaacaaagaatacttgcatatttggaa atatggagaagggcatatgcTTGGGATCTTGGGAGGTATTGATACTTCGcgtgctaaaaagtattctgactggaagtacgatattaaagagcatttaacgattaatgggccacaaaatcgttatggtggttgcacggatacgcagtggcaaaaagccattgaatttttccgacgcccagaaattacg aaacgttctgtggtcaacaaggaaaatcagaagaaactgaaagagcttagctatggaggttctcagtcaatcccaacgctgcgctataaaaaa GTCTTCAAATACGACAGTATCAAAGACGAGCCACCAGCTGAAGGCACCCCACAGAAAGTGACTCTGTCTCCTAATGTTGTCAGCCAACCTTTCCGAAACTTTGTGGAGATCATCTTTGAAAATCATGAGAAGAGCTTGCAGTCATGGCATTTGGCTGGATACTCCTTCTTCGCGGCTGC CATAGGGCTAGGGAAGTGGAGCCCAGAGCAAAGGAAAAACTACAATCTTCTTGATGCAGTAAGCAGGCACACCATTCAGGTGTTCCCCAAGTCATATGCTGCAATTTTGCTGACATTTGACAATGCTGGGATGTGGAATTTGAGATCAGAGTTGACAGAGAATCGGTACCTGGGGCAGCAGCTCTACATAAGCGTGTTGTCACCGGCACGGTCACTCAGGGACGAGTACAACATCCCAGATAATGCCTTGCTCTGCGGCATCGTTAAGAAACTGCCATTCCCACCTCCATACACCATCTAA